The following proteins are co-located in the Patescibacteria group bacterium genome:
- a CDS encoding iron-sulfur cluster assembly scaffold protein, giving the protein MSNLYAEDILYWARDQRFRGILVNPSVTAHRENPSCGDSLTCFATTTDGKFERVRFDGTGCVICLASATVLAERAEGSTIDTVLAFNETNMVEWLACDVGPMRTNCMMLALLTLRDALKP; this is encoded by the coding sequence ATGTCGAATCTCTACGCTGAAGACATTTTGTACTGGGCCCGGGATCAGCGTTTTCGAGGAATCCTCGTGAATCCTTCGGTCACCGCACATCGCGAGAACCCTTCTTGTGGTGATTCGTTGACGTGCTTCGCGACAACGACCGACGGGAAGTTCGAGCGAGTCAGATTTGACGGTACGGGCTGTGTTATTTGCCTTGCTTCGGCAACAGTCCTGGCGGAACGCGCGGAGGGGTCGACGATCGACACCGTACTTGCCTTCAACGAGACAAACATGGTCGAATGGCTCGCCTGTGACGTGGGACCCATGCGGACGAACTGTATGATGTTGGCACTGCTGACGTTGCGGGATGCCCTGAAACCCTGA
- a CDS encoding ribonuclease HII yields MYEIERFTQGVQVIIGCDEVGRGCLAGPVVAGAVFFDWSKPKIVEELGRRVRIADSKTLTDLQKAESDRAIREVAIGIGIGVVRVEVIDERNILQASLLAMRKAVAKALEGAPENTRSFVFIDGNQRIPYARFDQETVIDGDAKVFSIAAASIIAKVYRDTLMKRLHKRFPVYHWDENAGYGTPAHKAAIREHGLTPFHRTSFKQL; encoded by the coding sequence ATGTATGAAATAGAACGCTTTACCCAGGGGGTCCAGGTCATTATTGGTTGTGATGAGGTCGGTCGAGGTTGTCTCGCTGGTCCAGTGGTGGCGGGGGCGGTGTTTTTTGATTGGTCGAAGCCGAAAATTGTCGAAGAACTCGGTCGGCGGGTGCGGATTGCAGACAGTAAGACGCTAACTGACCTACAGAAGGCCGAGTCTGACCGGGCGATTCGGGAGGTGGCGATAGGAATTGGGATCGGGGTTGTCCGAGTAGAGGTAATCGACGAAAGAAATATCTTGCAGGCGAGTTTGTTAGCTATGCGTAAGGCCGTCGCCAAAGCACTCGAGGGTGCACCCGAAAATACTCGGTCATTTGTATTCATCGACGGGAATCAAAGGATTCCATACGCCAGGTTTGATCAAGAAACGGTTATAGACGGAGACGCGAAAGTTTTCTCTATCGCCGCGGCGTCTATCATTGCTAAAGTGTACAGAGATACCCTCATGAAGCGCCTTCACAAGCGTTTTCCGGTGTACCATTGGGACGAGAACGCGGGGTACGGGACGCCAGCGCATAAGGCGGCTATCCGCGAACACGGGCTAACACCTTTTCATCGAACATCATTTAAACAACTATGA
- a CDS encoding polyphenol oxidase family protein, translating to MKALFATSTATDGPMDSTSSLTEVGKVNRAKFVKDNFGEGVLVPVMLQQTHSPSIHVAIAGDAGSVMQQCDGLYTETPNLPIMITHQDCVPVTITDTAQSFVCVLHAGWKGTLAAILPRAIDLCKSRGKKVEDLHINFGPGIQPCHFIVKEDVAGKFRALSRSSVVELAAGVLTVNLYSALHGQAKAAGVHPANIKYSAECTFHDPGYFSWRRDHKAETNMVTVGMLMP from the coding sequence ATGAAGGCACTTTTTGCGACCTCGACCGCCACCGACGGCCCAATGGATAGCACTAGCTCTTTAACGGAAGTAGGCAAGGTTAACCGGGCAAAATTCGTTAAGGATAACTTTGGTGAAGGTGTTCTGGTTCCTGTCATGCTTCAGCAGACGCATAGCCCAAGCATCCATGTGGCTATTGCCGGGGACGCGGGGAGTGTCATGCAACAGTGTGACGGCCTTTACACAGAAACGCCAAACCTCCCGATCATGATTACGCATCAGGACTGCGTTCCGGTGACCATCACGGATACTGCCCAGTCATTTGTGTGCGTGTTGCACGCTGGTTGGAAGGGCACGCTGGCAGCCATTTTGCCGAGAGCAATTGATTTGTGTAAGTCGCGCGGAAAAAAAGTCGAGGATCTTCATATTAACTTTGGCCCAGGCATTCAACCTTGTCACTTTATAGTTAAAGAAGATGTGGCCGGTAAGTTCCGAGCTCTGTCTCGGTCTAGTGTAGTAGAGCTGGCTGCCGGTGTATTAACCGTGAATCTTTATTCGGCTTTGCACGGCCAGGCTAAGGCCGCCGGTGTTCATCCGGCCAACATCAAGTATTCCGCTGAGTGCACTTTTCATGATCCCGGCTACTTTTCCTGGCGCCGTGACCATAAGGCTGAGACAAATATGGTGACCGTGGGGATGCTGATGCCGTAG
- the sufB gene encoding Fe-S cluster assembly protein SufB, whose protein sequence is MALSEATIRDISAKKNEPAWMLEKRLSAFSFFEKTPMPNWGPSLAGLDLNQIVYFVPSTTESKKWEDVPAEIRQTFEDLGIPEAEQKSLGGVGAQYDSEMVYHNLRADLSAQGVIFENMDVAVREHPELVREYFMTQCVPIFDHKFAMLHASVWSGGTFIYVPKGVKVEIPLQAYFRMNAERGGQFEHTLIIADEGSDIHYIEGCSAPKYDQAALHAGCVELIVKKNARIRYSSIENWSKNTYNLNTKRAIVDEDGTIEWLNGNMGSGTTMLYPMSILRGERAKSDYLGVAFAGPGQEQDTGHKVALVAPRTSATVRAKSISAGGGISTYRGLVKVTHGAVESAVKVQCDALMLDGQSISKTIPVMRIETGRSTVSHEASVGKIGEKEMNYLASRGFDQERATHLLVGGFLDPITRELPLEYAVEFKKLIELEMRSVG, encoded by the coding sequence ATGGCCCTGTCGGAAGCCACAATTCGCGATATATCAGCGAAAAAGAACGAGCCTGCTTGGATGCTAGAAAAGCGTCTATCGGCCTTTTCTTTTTTTGAGAAAACCCCGATGCCGAACTGGGGACCGTCGCTTGCAGGACTCGACCTGAACCAAATTGTCTATTTCGTGCCGTCTACGACCGAGTCGAAGAAGTGGGAAGACGTGCCGGCGGAGATTAGGCAGACCTTTGAAGACCTTGGCATTCCTGAGGCCGAGCAGAAATCCCTCGGTGGAGTTGGCGCACAGTACGATTCAGAGATGGTGTATCACAACCTGCGCGCTGATCTTTCGGCGCAGGGGGTTATTTTTGAAAATATGGACGTTGCTGTCCGCGAGCATCCGGAACTTGTCCGCGAGTACTTCATGACGCAGTGTGTTCCTATCTTCGACCACAAATTCGCCATGCTGCACGCGAGTGTGTGGAGCGGCGGGACATTTATTTATGTGCCAAAGGGCGTGAAGGTAGAGATTCCACTTCAGGCCTATTTCAGAATGAACGCCGAGCGTGGCGGGCAGTTCGAGCATACTTTGATCATCGCCGACGAGGGTAGCGATATTCATTACATCGAGGGTTGTTCTGCGCCGAAGTATGACCAGGCGGCGCTTCACGCTGGGTGCGTAGAACTCATTGTGAAGAAGAATGCCCGCATTCGTTACTCGAGTATCGAGAACTGGAGTAAGAACACCTATAACTTGAATACGAAGCGGGCGATTGTGGACGAAGACGGAACTATCGAATGGTTGAACGGTAACATGGGCAGTGGCACGACGATGCTTTATCCGATGTCGATTCTGCGAGGAGAGCGTGCCAAGAGCGATTATCTCGGCGTTGCCTTTGCGGGGCCTGGCCAGGAGCAGGATACTGGGCATAAAGTAGCCCTGGTGGCTCCTAGAACGTCTGCCACGGTGCGGGCAAAGAGTATTTCAGCCGGGGGAGGGATTTCGACATATCGAGGTCTTGTCAAAGTGACCCACGGAGCAGTCGAGAGCGCCGTAAAAGTGCAATGTGACGCGTTAATGCTCGACGGACAGTCGATTTCGAAGACCATTCCCGTTATGCGCATTGAAACGGGCCGGTCAACAGTCTCGCACGAGGCGTCGGTCGGTAAGATAGGTGAAAAAGAGATGAACTACCTCGCGTCCCGAGGTTTCGACCAAGAGCGGGCGACGCACCTACTCGTTGGTGGGTTCCTTGACCCCATTACGAGAGAGTTGCCACTCGAGTACGCAGTAGAGTTTAAGAAGTTGATTGAGTTAGAGATGAGGAGCGTAGGGTAG
- a CDS encoding SufD family Fe-S cluster assembly protein: MKTMFRPISEMSLIPPVGDRIVVGANEKKFLSFGVEALAGEKKELFFAADVFENASLEVAVFVRGGGEILLSRTLNVLGYGAKVSLKCSGIMEGTGRVLAGDDVRVTGERAQVDIRTKIVLRDSAVSESRSRVVLEHSARGANAFARIDHLLLGEHAKGSSIPELDVRIDDVTCGHAASSSSLAPASLQYLTGRGLDEKTASDLLVHGFLDQGVSILSESEGSDFQA, translated from the coding sequence ATGAAAACGATGTTTAGACCAATTTCAGAGATGTCGTTGATCCCCCCAGTGGGGGACAGGATTGTCGTTGGCGCGAACGAGAAAAAGTTTTTGAGTTTTGGGGTCGAAGCACTTGCAGGGGAGAAGAAAGAATTATTCTTTGCGGCTGATGTTTTTGAAAATGCATCACTTGAGGTGGCAGTTTTTGTGCGGGGTGGAGGAGAGATTTTGCTTAGTCGAACACTGAACGTACTCGGTTACGGGGCGAAAGTTTCACTCAAATGCTCAGGCATCATGGAAGGAACGGGGCGAGTGTTAGCGGGAGATGATGTTCGAGTAACCGGCGAAAGAGCACAAGTAGATATTCGAACAAAAATTGTACTCAGAGATTCCGCAGTTTCAGAATCTCGCTCGCGCGTTGTACTCGAGCACTCCGCGAGGGGCGCAAATGCGTTCGCACGGATCGATCACTTGCTCCTAGGCGAGCACGCGAAGGGATCATCCATTCCCGAACTCGACGTACGGATAGACGACGTGACATGCGGGCATGCGGCGAGTTCATCGTCCCTCGCGCCCGCGAGTCTTCAGTATCTGACCGGGAGAGGACTCGATGAGAAGACGGCGAGTGACCTGCTAGTACATGGATTTCTTGATCAGGGTGTCTCCATCCTGAGCGAGAGCGAAGGATCCGACTTTCAGGCCTGA
- a CDS encoding aminotransferase class V-fold PLP-dependent enzyme encodes MDDFRHLFPEFTLGTYLDYAATAPVFLSVLDAMREYEMGGRGNPRRGLHAYAARASDELERSRATVAGFVCADPSNLIFTKSATEGLNLAIESFTKDLGPGDEVVHTIYDHNSAYLPLKRAADARGFALVELGLHNFTTLQLSPRTKLVVLPHVSNVTGEVFPVAEIVKMAHAVGAKVIVDGAQAVAHMPVNVADLGADAYAFSAHKMYGPMGIGAVAFSKAGFDAATPFVVGGGMVEPGIAMFEAGTPNVTGAVGFAKACEELLKIGFSKIQEHECEIMARIVSTLSESEESASHSGEGRILRMAQDGSIFSFVVPGVHPHDVAQVLADHGVAIRAGHHCAPHISRTLDPAGVVRVSIGLPTTTEDIDQFFATLKYVESLR; translated from the coding sequence ATGGACGACTTCAGACATTTATTCCCTGAGTTCACGCTCGGCACATACCTTGACTACGCTGCAACGGCGCCGGTGTTTTTAAGCGTACTCGATGCGATGCGGGAGTATGAGATGGGCGGTCGAGGTAATCCTCGGCGAGGCCTGCACGCCTACGCAGCGCGAGCGTCTGACGAACTAGAGCGCTCGCGCGCAACGGTCGCTGGCTTTGTTTGCGCTGATCCGTCTAACCTCATCTTCACGAAAAGCGCCACCGAGGGGCTAAACCTTGCGATCGAGTCGTTTACGAAGGACCTCGGCCCCGGCGACGAGGTTGTTCACACGATTTATGATCACAATTCGGCGTATTTGCCGTTAAAGCGGGCGGCCGATGCGCGTGGTTTTGCTCTGGTTGAATTGGGCCTCCATAACTTTACAACTTTACAACTCTCACCACGCACCAAGCTCGTTGTCCTTCCGCACGTTTCAAACGTCACCGGCGAGGTTTTTCCCGTGGCGGAGATCGTGAAAATGGCGCACGCCGTCGGAGCAAAGGTCATCGTTGACGGAGCACAGGCGGTGGCACACATGCCGGTGAATGTGGCCGACCTTGGCGCAGATGCGTACGCTTTTTCTGCGCATAAAATGTACGGGCCGATGGGGATTGGCGCAGTCGCGTTCTCGAAGGCCGGATTCGACGCGGCAACCCCCTTTGTTGTCGGGGGAGGCATGGTTGAGCCTGGGATCGCGATGTTTGAAGCGGGAACACCTAATGTTACGGGCGCGGTCGGATTCGCAAAAGCGTGTGAGGAGCTATTAAAGATTGGATTCTCGAAGATTCAAGAACATGAATGTGAGATTATGGCGCGAATTGTCTCCACTCTGAGCGAGAGCGAAGAGTCAGCCTCTCACAGCGGGGAGGGTCGTATCCTTCGCATGGCTCAGGATGGATCCATCTTTTCATTCGTCGTCCCGGGCGTGCACCCGCACGACGTCGCTCAAGTACTCGCGGATCACGGAGTTGCCATTCGGGCGGGGCATCACTGTGCGCCCCACATCTCGAGAACTTTAGACCCCGCCGGCGTGGTTCGTGTGAGTATCGGCCTTCCAACCACGACCGAAGATATCGATCAATTCTTCGCAACCCTAAAATATGTCGAATCTCTACGCTGA
- a CDS encoding ATP-binding cassette domain-containing protein, producing MTPILEARNLTVKRGEKIVLSDISFSLNRGEVLLLTGGNGAGKSTLAGALMGFADCVVENGSIKLDGQDISSVPTFERARRGIFLAHQELPAIPGVSAVDVLRASAEATDPEGFSLSDFYARLRAALEDLGLTLDFAKKELHVAFSGGEKKRIELLSLLMSRPKVGILDELDAGMDAEAREKLLSTIQKMQGEGTAFLIITHQPQSFAKLQPLLKKVL from the coding sequence ATGACACCGATTCTTGAAGCAAGAAACCTAACTGTTAAACGCGGAGAGAAAATTGTTCTCTCTGATATTTCTTTTTCTTTGAATAGAGGAGAAGTTCTACTTTTGACGGGAGGGAACGGGGCGGGGAAGTCCACGCTTGCGGGTGCCCTCATGGGTTTTGCGGATTGCGTCGTCGAAAATGGTTCCATCAAGCTCGACGGACAGGATATTTCTTCTGTTCCGACATTTGAACGCGCACGTCGAGGGATATTCTTGGCCCACCAGGAACTTCCGGCTATTCCCGGTGTTTCGGCTGTCGATGTCTTACGCGCAAGTGCAGAGGCGACTGATCCTGAGGGTTTTTCGTTGTCGGATTTCTATGCACGACTCCGCGCAGCCCTCGAAGATTTAGGTCTCACACTCGACTTTGCCAAAAAAGAACTGCACGTGGCCTTCTCGGGGGGCGAAAAGAAAAGAATCGAACTTTTGTCACTGCTCATGAGTCGGCCGAAGGTTGGGATCCTTGACGAACTCGACGCGGGGATGGACGCTGAGGCGCGCGAAAAATTGCTTTCTACTATTCAAAAAATGCAGGGAGAGGGAACCGCTTTTCTCATTATTACTCATCAGCCGCAATCATTTGCCAAGCTTCAACCGTTATTGAAAAAGGTCCTATAA